A single genomic interval of Sceloporus undulatus isolate JIND9_A2432 ecotype Alabama chromosome 2, SceUnd_v1.1, whole genome shotgun sequence harbors:
- the THAP1 gene encoding THAP domain-containing protein 1, translating into MVQSCSAYRCRNRYDKEKPISFHKFPLTRPDLCKKWEAAVRRKNFKPTKYSSICSEHFTPDCFKRECNNKLLKDNAVPTIFCHTEPNVKSGGTQEPLEIPTPPSPSPPPPPQTDPRLVDPSIGLLMPPLHTPNNIAVFCDHNYTVEDTVHQRKRIQQLEEQVDKLRKKLKTAQQRCRRQEKQIEKLRELVQFQKEKDVLSGKGGYVILPNDYFEIIEVPA; encoded by the exons ATGGTGCAGTCCTGCTCTGCCTACCGTTGCCGGAATCGATACGACAAAGAGAAGCCCATCTCTTTCCACAA GTTTCCTCTCACAAGACCTGATCTCTGCAAGAAATGGGAAGCTGCTGTTAGAAGAAAAAACTTCAAGCCAACGAAGTATAGTAGCATTTGTTCTGAACACTTTACTCCAGATTGCTTCAAAAGGGAATGCAACAATAAGCTCCTAAAAGACAACGCTGTGCCGACAATATTTTGCCACACAGAACCAAATGTGAAG TCTGGAGGCACTCAAGAACCACTTGAAATACCAACTCCCCCTTCTCCTTCACCTCCACCACCGCCACAAACTGACCCAAGACTAGTGGATCCAAGCATTGGTTTGTTAATGCCACCACTTCACACCCCCAATAACATTGCTGTTTTTTGTGATCACAACTATACCGTAGAGGATACAGTACATCAGCGAAAAAGAATTCAGCAACTGGAAGAGCAGGTGGACAAACTGAGGAAGAAGCTTAAAACTGCACAGCAGCGATGTAGGCGTCAAGAGAAACAGATTGAAAAACTGCGAGAGCTTGTTcagtttcagaaagaaaaagacgTGTTGTCAGGCAAAGGTGGCTATGTGATTCTGCCTAATGACTATTTCGAAATTATAGAAGTACCTGCCTAG